In a genomic window of Lysobacterales bacterium:
- a CDS encoding winged helix-turn-helix transcriptional regulator: MAAQAERATELLKAMAHPQRLRVLCLLVEGERSVGEINREVELSQSALSQHLARLRDEGLVATRKEAQTVFYRLAPGPALEVIRTLHDVYCPSGARARICN, encoded by the coding sequence ATGGCCGCGCAGGCCGAACGCGCGACCGAGTTGCTGAAGGCGATGGCGCACCCGCAGCGGCTGCGCGTGCTGTGCCTGCTGGTCGAGGGCGAGCGCTCGGTCGGCGAAATCAACCGCGAGGTCGAGCTGAGCCAGTCGGCGCTGTCGCAACACCTGGCGCGGCTGCGCGACGAGGGTCTGGTAGCGACGCGCAAGGAGGCGCAGACGGTGTTCTATCGCCTGGCCCCGGGCCCGGCGCTGGAAGTGATCCGAACCCTGCACGACGTGTATTGCCCGAGCGGCGCGCGTGCCCGCATTTGCAACTGA
- a CDS encoding rhodanese-like domain-containing protein, with the protein MFSQFKALFGIGAAAVSPQEAVRRINAGARVIDVREADEFAHGSIASALNVPLSRIEREGLGALQAAGIAADQGELLIICRSGARSGSACARLGRELGERAMNLQGGLMAWVGAGLPLERRG; encoded by the coding sequence ATGTTTTCGCAGTTCAAGGCCCTGTTCGGAATCGGTGCTGCGGCGGTGTCGCCGCAGGAAGCGGTGCGCCGCATCAACGCCGGTGCGCGCGTGATTGATGTGCGCGAGGCCGACGAGTTCGCGCATGGCAGCATCGCAAGCGCACTGAACGTGCCGCTGTCGCGCATCGAGCGCGAAGGACTCGGCGCGCTGCAGGCGGCCGGCATTGCCGCCGACCAGGGCGAGCTGTTGATCATCTGTCGCAGTGGCGCGCGTTCCGGCAGTGCCTGCGCGCGCCTCGGGCGCGAACTCGGCGAACGCGCGATGAACCTGCAGGGTGGCTTGATGGCCTGGGTTGGCGCCGGCCTGCCGCTCGAGCGCCGCGGCTGA
- a CDS encoding TIGR00730 family Rossman fold protein, whose translation MRICVYCASSAQCDPVYHAQAQRLGVLLADAGCTTVYGGGGMGSMGALADGALSRGGRIVGIIPRFMTEIEWQHPGVASLEVVEDMRERKHKLLTGSDAVIALPGGCGTLEEVFEAITLKRLGLYLNPILFVNTRGFYDGLRSFLDHTIRERMMGEAHAAMWQFVDDVDEVLPAIRNTESWPEDARSFAALKPG comes from the coding sequence ATGCGTATCTGCGTCTACTGCGCTTCCAGCGCGCAATGCGACCCCGTGTATCACGCGCAGGCGCAGCGCCTCGGCGTCTTGCTCGCCGATGCCGGCTGCACCACGGTCTACGGCGGTGGCGGCATGGGCTCGATGGGCGCACTCGCCGACGGCGCGTTGTCGCGCGGTGGTCGCATCGTCGGCATCATCCCGCGCTTCATGACCGAGATCGAATGGCAGCACCCGGGCGTGGCCTCGCTGGAGGTGGTCGAGGACATGCGCGAACGCAAGCACAAGCTGCTGACCGGTTCGGACGCGGTGATCGCGCTGCCCGGCGGTTGCGGCACGCTCGAAGAAGTCTTCGAGGCGATCACGCTCAAGCGCCTCGGCTTGTATCTCAACCCGATCCTGTTCGTGAATACGCGCGGCTTCTACGACGGCCTGCGCAGCTTCCTCGACCACACCATTCGCGAACGCATGATGGGCGAAGCGCATGCCGCGATGTGGCAATTCGTCGATGACGTGGACGAGGTGCTGCCGGCGATCCGCAACACCGAGTCCTGGCCCGAGGATGCGCGCTCGTTCGCGGCCCTGAAGCCGGGCTGA
- a CDS encoding MBOAT family protein, with the protein MNFNSWAFVLFFVVVYAATAPLRRYSTAHKWLLLLASWYFYASWNWQFLGLILFSTVFDWWIGLHFASTTHRRRLIAFSVIANLGVLAFFKYANFLIASANGLAATAGSPCSLTPLDILLPVGISFYTFQSMSYTIDVYRGTLPPRRSLLDYALFVAFFPQLVAGPIVRASEFFEELDHPKHIAHKELAYALILIAFGFVKKVVFADSLAAAGDPIWNDLAGAEPGAVLLAIYAFAFQIYFDFSGYTDIAIGIALLLGFRFPANFNYPYVATSLQEFWRRWHMTLSRWLRDYLYISLGGNRLGPTRTQVNLMLTMLLGGLWHGASWNFVIWGGIHGLWLALERALLARIPGWQSEFVGMRLLRWAVTFHLVCFAWIFFRAPDLASSLLVLDKLGSLASTGGVPPTLAVLASALLLFTALHWLGARFALKRRLGDAPLLVHGAATLACLLLLVLFTPQYSAPFIYFQF; encoded by the coding sequence ATGAACTTCAACTCTTGGGCGTTCGTGCTGTTCTTCGTCGTGGTCTATGCCGCGACCGCGCCGCTGCGCCGCTATTCGACCGCACACAAGTGGCTGCTGCTGCTCGCGAGCTGGTACTTCTACGCCTCGTGGAATTGGCAGTTCCTTGGACTGATCCTGTTCTCGACCGTGTTCGACTGGTGGATCGGACTGCACTTCGCGAGCACCACGCACCGGCGTCGCCTGATCGCGTTCAGCGTGATCGCCAATCTCGGCGTGCTCGCTTTCTTCAAGTACGCGAACTTCCTGATCGCGAGCGCCAACGGCCTGGCCGCAACCGCTGGCAGCCCGTGCTCGCTGACGCCGCTCGACATCCTGCTGCCGGTGGGCATTTCGTTCTACACGTTCCAGAGCATGAGCTACACCATCGACGTGTACCGCGGCACCCTGCCGCCACGCCGCAGCCTGCTCGATTACGCATTGTTCGTCGCCTTCTTCCCGCAACTGGTGGCCGGACCGATCGTGCGCGCCAGCGAGTTCTTCGAGGAGCTTGACCATCCCAAGCACATCGCGCACAAGGAACTCGCGTACGCGCTGATCCTGATCGCGTTCGGCTTCGTCAAGAAGGTGGTGTTCGCCGACTCGCTCGCCGCCGCCGGCGATCCGATCTGGAACGACCTGGCGGGCGCCGAGCCGGGTGCCGTGCTGCTGGCGATCTACGCTTTCGCTTTCCAGATCTACTTCGACTTCTCCGGCTACACCGACATCGCCATCGGCATCGCGCTGCTGCTCGGCTTTCGTTTCCCGGCCAACTTCAACTACCCCTACGTCGCGACCAGCCTGCAGGAGTTCTGGCGGCGCTGGCACATGACGCTGTCGCGTTGGCTGCGCGACTACCTCTACATCTCGCTCGGCGGCAACCGGCTCGGACCGACACGCACCCAGGTGAACCTGATGCTGACCATGCTGCTCGGCGGCCTCTGGCACGGGGCGAGCTGGAACTTCGTGATCTGGGGCGGCATCCACGGCTTGTGGCTGGCGCTCGAACGCGCGCTGCTGGCACGCATCCCGGGCTGGCAATCGGAGTTCGTCGGCATGCGCCTGTTGCGCTGGGCGGTCACCTTCCATCTGGTCTGTTTCGCCTGGATCTTCTTCCGCGCACCGGACCTGGCTTCGAGCCTGTTGGTCCTCGACAAGCTCGGGTCACTGGCCTCCACCGGTGGCGTGCCCCCCACGCTTGCCGTGCTGGCGTCGGCATTGCTGCTGTTCACGGCCCTGCACTGGCTCGGAGCGCGCTTCGCGCTGAAGCGGCGGCTCGGCGACGCGCCGCTGCTGGTCCATGGCGCCGCCACCCTCGCCTGCCTGTTGCTGCTGGTGCTGTTCACGCCGCAGTACTCGGCTCCCTTCATCTACTTTCAGTTCTGA